GCCCTATTCATAGTAGGTTCTAGAAACTGCTTCAAAAATAAACTGAACAGCACACAGGGGCCTGTGCTGGGTTTGGGATAAGGTTGGTTGGATGCTAAACTGAAACCTTGGCTAGTGGGGAAGGAGATAAACAAATATCACTGATAAACAAATATCACTACCTTGAGACTCTGGACAACTTTCTGTGGCCCAAAATTCTAGGTGATACGTGGTTATCTAAAAGGTTATTGGATCCTGGGCTCAGGTGTATCAGAGCATTCTTTGAAATGTCTAATTTCAATGAAacccaaggcagtagagtggggGAAAGTATTGATCCCTACCATCGGAAAGGCCAGAGTTCAACTCCTACtgtgtcttttatttattttttttctacatgactatgggtaagtcattttacttttctgagcctcgttttttctcacctgtaaaaggaggataataatagctgtcATATCTGCCTCAAAGTCTGGTTGTGAGGCTCAGGCAAGACAATACCTAATAATAGTAAatatagcatttactaagtgccgaGGACTATGCTAAgcacatttgatccttacaatgaccctgggaggcaggtgctattattatctctattttataggtgaaaaaattgaagcaaacaaaggTGAAGTAATTGtgcacagggttacacagctagtaagtttctgaagccagatttaaactcgggtttgtcttttttttctttttacctccaGGACTGGTGCTTTAATCACTACACCACCTATCTCCTACAGTAAAATAAAAGTGCTTCACGAACTgtaaattattaaatgaatacCAATAATGTTCGCtttattattatcaacatctCATTCTTCTCACCTTTTCAGATGGGGTTCAGATAGAAATCATCCTGGGACAGGTTGCTAGACTGCTCTTATTCTTGTATATTTAATGTTCTATAGACTCCTGTCAcagaagtttctttttttgtacttCAATGAACATATTGGGATTAGAGACTTAATGAAAGCATCCTTGGTAGAATTCCAGTGGCAGATAGGACAACAGGGGTGATAGGTACATTATCCTTCCCCCATATGGTTTTTATTTCATCTGCTAAGtctctatattttaaaagatttttgttcCATGTTACTTagagattaaaaatatttggtaTGACAACATCTATTAACATGATTATTAGGTTTTATGGATTAATGTTATATTAAGGTAATTGTGGCTACAATTGATGACCTGAGTGAGTTTATTGGTTGAAATTTCCAGAACATTTTGAAATctgcattattgttattgttgttgttgttatcatcaaCAGTTGAAATAGTGACCTGTTTTCCCAGTTAATCTTTtagagacatttttttaaacctttaccttccttcttggaattaatactgtgtattggttccaaggcggaagagtggtaagggataggcaagggagggggttaagtgacttgcccagggtcacacaactggtaagtgtctgagtccagatttgaacctaggacctcctgtctaggtctggctctcaatccactgagcttttAGAGACATTTTTGATCCATCCTTTCTCAATATTAGCTCTTCTTTCTCAAGTCTCCTCACCTGGGTGATCTATTCCTATACTCTTTATAGAATGCCTTCCATTTGTCTCTCATCCCATTCCTTCAAATTTTATCTCCATGCATGCCCCAATTCCTTCCATAAAAAGTTCCTCATTTCCCCAGTCCCTTTATACATGACACACAATCCTCATGCTCCATCTGGATAGCATCCTTGTGTAGCTCATGATTTTCATATTGTTCTCAAATTCCTCACCTGGAAGCGGGTCCTCTCAGCAGCATACACCTGGTAGTGCAACATAGCTTGAAGCACCTTCTTGTGACCGCCAGGTACCAGGCAGACAGCACCCAGGATCTCAAGCACAGCCACCTTGGTTTTGCAGTTCTCAGTGCGCAAGCTCTGGGCAATGGTGCTAATGCCCTCAGGTTGGGCCAATACATGGGCACGGCCCTGGGAATTGTTCATCAATGCCTTGATGCAGCCAATGAGGGATGTATGGATTCGGCTCTCACAGGTGGCATGGTCCATACTCCGAAGGAAGTTCAAGAGACAGGTCAATCCATCCAACTCAATGAATCGAGTCACAAATCTAGAGGCAGA
This genomic interval from Gracilinanus agilis isolate LMUSP501 unplaced genomic scaffold, AgileGrace unplaced_scaffold7627, whole genome shotgun sequence contains the following:
- the LOC123256642 gene encoding disheveled-associated activator of morphogenesis 2-like — encoded protein: MDHATCESRIHTSLIGCIKALMNNSQGRAHVLAQPEGISTIAQSLRTENCKTKVAVLEILGAVCLVPGGHKKVLQAMLHYQVYAAERTRFQTLLNELDRSMGRYRDEVNLKTAIMSFINAVLNAGAGEVGHILPHIPRPSQLRESFLQLP